In Asanoa sp. WMMD1127, one genomic interval encodes:
- a CDS encoding alpha-(1->3)-arabinofuranosyltransferase family protein, with product MTAGTRARRLGTAAGALLLVVLSALQRPGEVTFDTKLDLAVDPLGFMARALHLWNPEATSGELQNQAYGYLFPIGPFFAAGDALGVPPWITQRAWCALLLCTAYLGVLLLARAMRIGSEPGRLIAALAYALAPRMLTEVGPLSSEILPVVMLPWVLLPLVLAPRLGSPRRAAALSGLAVVGMGGINAAAVVMALVLPALWLLTRRWDRHLAALAAWWTACVAAASLWWVVPLLLFGQYSLPFLDYIESSATTTAVTSLFQAVRGTNQWVGYVVQGEPWWPAGWVLVDNAALMAVTALVAVVGLAGLARRGLPERRFLVLAMLTGLTLLTIGYVGTVDSPFAGPVRDLLDGPLAPLRNVHKFEPVLRLPIVLGLAHAAATRIALPRLRVPAAPVVAALVVAAAAPAWLLLLRPGPGWSDVPAHWKQAAGWLADQDPHARTLVVPGMGFAQNRWGRTVDEPIQPLAGAPWSTRHQIPLGSEGNIRVMDTVEAVLEQGRGSPGLADFLARAGYRYLLVRHDVDRAATGVPPIAVIRRAVAQSPGLTPVATFGPDVHAGALQSPVDAGVAVPSIEIFEVRRPVPVVSAVARADVPTVSGGPESLLGLLEQGLIDGGTPTILTGDASAATPSATRIVTDGLRRRELNVGRMRDNLSYTLTPDEETRQRRQRTDLVPFPIEGHDTVATFQGIRAVDASSSAAFADTVGATEVSYPPFAALDGDPRSAWRSDPLREPVGQWLDVTFDTPRRVDGLTVDFVDDLRVASPVAYVRIRTDQGAVDRALPETPGPHRLATLPGLTTSVRITVLALRPGHEGGTVALRELGIPGLAAQRALRAPSDVSGGPAPTYAFGRAPEDRGACFASDGATRCDQFLARTGEEPLGLDRIFTTPVDSPYHLRLAARPRVGGPLPLDRPVTASATSVLEGDVEVGADAAVDGDPSTAWLAEPVDAKPTVELSWAGPRRIDRLRLVAPTAPAASIPRDVVVRTPAGTRDARVGDDGWVRFPAVTTDRLSVMVARFDEKLADDRGNGWPAPVGIAEVEVPALTDLLGAAAAARVVAPCGQGPTVTLDGVDLPTSVAGTLADVRAGRSLPVTVCDDFASESVDLVAGEHRLRTEPSESFLVDSAALVPLAAPAAPRPAGVRAVDVTRWDPTARTVTVAPGEAALLVVPENFNAGWTASLGGTRLTAVRVDGWQQAFEVPPGAGGTVTLTFAPDEPYRLGLLAGAAAVVLVVLLAAVPARRRRVAPAGGPPATAPSALSSWWIAVPLGVIAVALGGVAALALLVAAMLVRQLRPGALPGIALLAAGGGTAVAVLGRVQGYGQEWAYGAVVQAAMLTAVCAVAATLAPSPRQPADPPSPWFEPPGLPPQRATLGRSVRLFRAFLREQSDPDLFYSLLARDSVAQLASYVALRDAVVLDVGGGPGYFAAAFRDAGATYVGLDPAVGDFATDGAAVSGMVRGGGTALPVRSGVVDVCYTSNVLEHVATPEAMLDEMVRVTRPGGTIFVSFTPWLSPWGGHETAPWHYLGGARARRRYVRRMGHEPKNRYLDTLFPVSAARAHRWARAARRGGQIVIIDVLPRYHPRWAHWVARVPLLREALTWNYTMVLRRKPNQGSRPDGTR from the coding sequence ATGACCGCCGGAACGCGCGCACGCCGGCTCGGTACGGCGGCCGGCGCGCTGCTGCTCGTCGTGCTCTCCGCCCTCCAGCGCCCGGGCGAGGTCACCTTCGACACGAAGCTCGACCTGGCCGTGGACCCGCTCGGCTTCATGGCCCGGGCCCTGCATCTGTGGAACCCGGAGGCCACCTCCGGCGAGCTGCAGAACCAGGCGTACGGCTACCTGTTCCCGATCGGACCGTTCTTCGCGGCCGGCGACGCGCTGGGTGTGCCCCCGTGGATCACCCAGCGGGCCTGGTGCGCGCTGCTGCTGTGCACCGCGTACCTCGGCGTGCTCCTGCTCGCGCGAGCGATGCGGATCGGTTCGGAGCCCGGGCGCCTGATCGCCGCGCTCGCCTACGCCCTGGCGCCCCGGATGCTCACCGAGGTCGGCCCGCTGTCGTCGGAGATCCTGCCCGTCGTCATGCTGCCGTGGGTGCTGCTGCCGTTGGTGCTCGCGCCGCGGCTGGGTTCGCCCCGGCGGGCCGCCGCCCTGTCAGGGCTCGCGGTGGTCGGCATGGGTGGCATCAACGCCGCCGCCGTCGTCATGGCGCTGGTGCTGCCGGCGCTCTGGCTCCTGACCCGGCGCTGGGACCGGCACCTGGCCGCGCTGGCCGCCTGGTGGACCGCGTGCGTAGCCGCCGCGAGCCTGTGGTGGGTCGTGCCGCTGCTGCTGTTCGGCCAGTACAGCCTTCCGTTCCTCGACTACATCGAGTCGTCGGCGACGACGACCGCCGTGACGTCGCTGTTCCAGGCCGTCCGGGGCACCAACCAGTGGGTCGGCTACGTCGTGCAGGGCGAACCCTGGTGGCCGGCCGGCTGGGTGCTCGTCGACAACGCCGCGCTGATGGCGGTGACCGCCCTGGTCGCGGTCGTCGGGCTCGCCGGCCTGGCCCGCCGTGGCCTGCCGGAGCGACGGTTCCTCGTGCTCGCCATGCTGACCGGGCTGACCCTGCTGACGATCGGCTACGTCGGCACGGTCGACAGCCCGTTCGCCGGCCCGGTGCGCGACCTGCTCGACGGCCCGCTCGCCCCGCTGCGCAACGTCCACAAGTTCGAGCCTGTCCTGCGACTGCCGATCGTCCTCGGCCTGGCGCACGCGGCCGCGACCCGGATCGCGCTTCCGCGACTGCGGGTGCCGGCGGCGCCGGTCGTGGCGGCCCTGGTGGTCGCCGCCGCCGCGCCCGCCTGGCTGCTGCTGCTCCGGCCCGGCCCGGGCTGGTCGGACGTGCCGGCGCACTGGAAGCAGGCGGCCGGCTGGCTCGCCGACCAGGACCCGCACGCGCGCACGCTGGTCGTGCCCGGTATGGGGTTCGCGCAGAACCGGTGGGGCCGCACCGTCGACGAGCCGATCCAGCCGCTGGCGGGAGCGCCGTGGTCCACCCGCCACCAGATCCCACTCGGATCCGAGGGCAACATCCGCGTGATGGACACGGTCGAGGCGGTGCTCGAACAGGGCCGCGGGTCGCCGGGTCTGGCCGACTTCCTCGCCCGCGCGGGCTACCGCTACCTGCTGGTCCGCCACGACGTCGACCGCGCGGCCACCGGCGTGCCGCCGATCGCCGTGATCCGCCGGGCCGTCGCCCAGTCGCCCGGACTCACTCCGGTGGCGACGTTCGGGCCTGACGTCCACGCGGGAGCCCTGCAGAGCCCGGTCGACGCCGGGGTGGCCGTACCGTCGATCGAGATCTTCGAGGTGCGGCGACCGGTGCCCGTGGTGTCGGCGGTGGCCCGCGCGGACGTGCCGACCGTCAGCGGCGGGCCCGAGTCGCTGCTGGGCCTGTTGGAGCAGGGTCTGATCGACGGTGGTACGCCGACGATCCTGACCGGCGACGCCTCGGCCGCGACCCCCTCGGCGACGCGGATCGTCACCGACGGGCTTCGCCGGCGCGAGCTCAACGTCGGCCGGATGCGGGACAACCTCAGCTACACGCTGACCCCCGACGAGGAGACCCGCCAGCGACGGCAGCGCACCGACCTGGTGCCGTTCCCGATCGAGGGGCACGACACCGTCGCCACGTTCCAGGGGATCCGCGCGGTGGACGCGTCGAGCAGCGCGGCCTTCGCCGACACGGTCGGCGCCACGGAGGTGTCGTACCCGCCGTTCGCCGCGCTGGACGGCGATCCGCGCAGCGCGTGGCGCTCCGACCCGCTGCGCGAGCCGGTCGGCCAATGGCTGGACGTCACGTTCGACACGCCGCGCCGGGTGGACGGGCTGACCGTCGACTTCGTCGACGACCTGCGCGTGGCGTCGCCCGTCGCGTACGTGCGGATCAGGACCGATCAGGGCGCCGTGGACCGCGCGCTGCCCGAGACGCCCGGTCCGCACCGGCTGGCCACCCTGCCCGGCCTCACGACGTCGGTGCGGATCACCGTGCTCGCGTTGCGGCCGGGCCACGAGGGCGGCACGGTCGCGTTGCGCGAGCTCGGCATTCCGGGTCTCGCCGCGCAGCGGGCACTGCGCGCGCCGTCGGACGTCAGCGGCGGGCCGGCGCCGACCTACGCGTTCGGTCGTGCCCCCGAGGACCGGGGCGCCTGCTTCGCGAGCGACGGCGCGACCCGCTGCGACCAGTTCCTCGCCCGGACCGGCGAGGAGCCGTTGGGCCTGGACCGCATCTTCACCACGCCGGTGGACTCGCCGTACCACCTGCGGCTGGCGGCGCGTCCGCGCGTCGGTGGTCCGCTTCCGCTGGACCGCCCGGTCACCGCGTCGGCCACTTCGGTGCTCGAAGGCGACGTCGAGGTCGGCGCCGACGCGGCCGTCGACGGTGATCCCTCCACCGCCTGGCTCGCCGAGCCGGTCGACGCGAAGCCCACCGTGGAGCTGTCCTGGGCCGGGCCACGGAGGATCGACCGGCTGCGGCTGGTCGCGCCGACCGCGCCGGCGGCCTCGATCCCCCGGGACGTCGTCGTGCGTACCCCCGCGGGCACGCGCGACGCGCGGGTCGGCGACGACGGCTGGGTCCGGTTCCCGGCGGTCACCACCGACCGGCTGTCGGTCATGGTCGCCCGGTTCGACGAGAAGCTCGCCGACGACCGGGGCAACGGATGGCCGGCGCCCGTCGGCATCGCCGAGGTCGAGGTGCCCGCGTTGACCGACCTGCTCGGGGCGGCCGCCGCGGCCCGGGTGGTCGCACCGTGCGGGCAGGGACCGACCGTGACGCTCGACGGCGTGGACCTCCCGACGTCGGTCGCGGGCACGCTGGCGGACGTACGCGCGGGCCGGTCGCTGCCGGTGACCGTGTGCGACGACTTCGCGAGCGAGTCGGTCGACCTCGTCGCGGGCGAGCACCGGTTGCGGACCGAGCCGTCGGAGTCGTTCCTGGTGGACTCCGCGGCGCTCGTGCCCCTGGCCGCTCCGGCGGCGCCGCGGCCCGCCGGGGTGCGCGCGGTCGACGTCACGCGCTGGGACCCGACCGCGCGCACCGTGACCGTCGCTCCGGGCGAGGCCGCGCTGCTGGTCGTGCCCGAGAACTTCAACGCCGGCTGGACGGCGTCGCTCGGCGGCACGCGGTTGACCGCGGTGCGGGTCGACGGGTGGCAGCAGGCGTTCGAGGTGCCGCCCGGAGCGGGTGGCACGGTGACGCTGACGTTCGCGCCGGACGAGCCGTACCGCCTCGGTCTCCTGGCTGGCGCGGCGGCGGTGGTGCTCGTCGTGTTGCTCGCGGCCGTGCCGGCCCGCCGGCGTCGGGTGGCGCCCGCGGGCGGACCGCCGGCCACGGCCCCGTCCGCGCTCTCGTCGTGGTGGATCGCCGTGCCGCTGGGCGTAATCGCGGTCGCGCTCGGCGGCGTCGCGGCGCTCGCGCTGCTGGTCGCCGCGATGCTCGTGCGGCAACTGCGGCCGGGCGCGCTGCCCGGCATCGCGCTGCTGGCCGCGGGCGGCGGCACGGCGGTCGCGGTGCTGGGCCGGGTCCAGGGGTACGGGCAGGAGTGGGCGTACGGCGCGGTGGTCCAGGCGGCGATGCTGACCGCCGTCTGCGCGGTCGCCGCGACCCTGGCGCCGTCACCCCGGCAGCCCGCGGACCCGCCGTCCCCGTGGTTCGAGCCGCCGGGTCTGCCGCCGCAGCGCGCGACCCTCGGCCGCTCGGTGCGGCTGTTCCGGGCCTTCCTGCGCGAGCAGAGCGATCCGGACCTGTTCTATTCGCTGCTGGCCCGGGACTCGGTGGCCCAGCTCGCGTCGTACGTGGCCCTGCGGGACGCGGTCGTGCTCGACGTGGGCGGCGGACCCGGCTATTTCGCTGCGGCGTTCCGGGACGCGGGCGCGACGTACGTCGGTCTGGATCCGGCGGTCGGAGACTTCGCCACCGACGGCGCCGCGGTGTCGGGCATGGTGCGCGGCGGTGGCACCGCGCTGCCGGTGCGGTCCGGCGTCGTCGACGTCTGCTACACGTCGAACGTGCTCGAGCACGTGGCGACGCCGGAAGCGATGCTCGACGAGATGGTGCGGGTGACGCGTCCGGGCGGCACGATCTTCGTCTCGTTCACGCCGTGGCTGTCACCCTGGGGCGGTCACGAGACCGCGCCGTGGCACTACCTGGGCGGGGCGCGGGCCCGGCGGCGCTACGTGCGGCGCATGGGACACGAGCCCAAGAACCGCTATCTCGACACGCTGTTCCCGGTTAGCGCGGCCCGGGCCCATCGCTGGGCGCGCGCTGCCCGGCGTGGAGGCCAAATTGTGATCATCGATGTTCTGCCCCGATACCACCCGCGATGGGCGCATTGGGTGGCCCGTGTGCCGCTGCTGCGGGAGGCCCTCACGTGGAACTACACGATGGTCTTGCGACGGAAGCCGAATCAAGGGTCGCGTCCGGATGGTACTCGGTAG
- a CDS encoding DUF3068 domain-containing protein, with protein MRSRVIGAVLFGLGVLALIFAAGLAFVVGPRVAQLPYDLELTQSVAEAPDATFLHITDQGAKVETGDLRSTITVQPDRAETAKLEGDLDGKAVVWQVGQEVVRIDNNALISAYSTKLALDRKTAAAVPWNGQWLDTGSNRQSVDYSGHMYKFPFGTEQKAYPIFDRDVLATQPANFVKTEEINGLETYQFTQEIREGRQEVPADRMQALLAALLPGATSGNIVYNNTRTVWVEPTTGQYIKVQEDQEKSLVGNNGQSVTILDALFTYTDDTVARSADTASSNRQLLQIVKLWGPLALVVIGLVLVGFGLRFATRRPQGRHVADETAADVSEDGTVKANT; from the coding sequence ATGAGGTCTCGCGTCATCGGCGCCGTTCTGTTCGGCCTCGGTGTTCTAGCGTTGATCTTCGCCGCGGGTCTCGCGTTCGTCGTCGGTCCACGGGTCGCGCAGCTGCCCTACGACCTCGAGCTGACCCAGTCGGTCGCCGAGGCGCCGGACGCCACGTTCCTCCACATCACCGACCAGGGCGCCAAGGTGGAGACCGGCGACCTGCGCTCGACGATCACGGTGCAGCCGGACCGGGCGGAGACCGCCAAGCTCGAAGGCGACCTCGACGGCAAGGCGGTCGTCTGGCAGGTCGGCCAGGAGGTCGTGCGCATCGACAACAACGCGCTGATCAGCGCGTACAGCACGAAGTTGGCGCTGGATCGCAAGACGGCCGCGGCGGTGCCCTGGAACGGCCAATGGCTCGACACCGGCAGCAACCGGCAGAGCGTCGACTACTCGGGCCACATGTACAAGTTCCCCTTCGGCACCGAGCAGAAGGCCTACCCGATCTTCGACCGCGACGTGCTCGCCACCCAGCCGGCGAACTTCGTCAAGACCGAGGAGATCAACGGCCTGGAGACCTACCAGTTCACGCAGGAGATCCGGGAGGGTCGCCAGGAGGTGCCGGCCGACCGGATGCAGGCGCTGCTCGCCGCGCTGTTGCCCGGCGCGACCTCCGGCAACATCGTCTACAACAACACCCGCACCGTGTGGGTGGAGCCGACCACCGGCCAATACATCAAGGTCCAGGAAGACCAGGAGAAGAGCCTGGTCGGCAACAACGGCCAGTCCGTGACGATCCTCGACGCGCTGTTCACCTACACCGACGACACGGTCGCCCGCAGCGCCGACACCGCCTCGTCCAACCGGCAGCTGCTGCAGATCGTCAAGCTGTGGGGGCCGCTCGCCCTCGTCGTGATCGGTCTTGTCCTGGTGGGGTTCGGGCTCAGGTTCGCCACGCGCCGCCCGCAGGGCCGGCACGTCGCGGACGAGACGGCGGCCGACGTGAGCGAGGACGGCACGGTCAAGGCAAATACCTGA
- a CDS encoding multicopper oxidase domain-containing protein, with protein MERSTVSRRDAILNVTAGLAGLVAGGASAARATAAEAATAPAHPPHSGPRRPSGRAVEPFSVRMPVPQVLRPQSVRGDTDFYLMTSRKARIEILPGTRTEMLTYAGMFPGPTFRVRAGRKAVVRHTNDLDMATSVHVHGGCTPASSDGFPTDTLESGSSRNYTYPNQQRAATLWYHDHAHHMEAEHVFRGLAGVYLIEDPDEAELRLPSGDHDVPIMLRDARFDEKARLVFEPHDFQNRTMILANGRPSPYFPVAARRYRLRFVNAANLRTFTLRLGRDTEVAQIASDGGLLRAPAAVRSWRMTPGERVEVVVDFGRFPVGSQVFLTDAEVGPVLRFDVTRASADTSRVPDRLSTIPALPAATGKRRIVLSFDRSSGRFLINGRQFDANRVDAQIKLGTTEVWTVTNDRSGFAVPHNFHAHLVQFRILDRNGRPPAAGEAGVKDTVAVAPGETVRLQATFGPHTGNYVYHCHMIDHSSTGMMAQMKIVA; from the coding sequence GTGGAACGGTCAACGGTCAGCAGACGCGACGCCATCCTCAACGTGACAGCGGGCCTGGCCGGCCTCGTCGCCGGCGGTGCCTCTGCCGCGCGGGCCACCGCCGCGGAGGCGGCCACCGCCCCGGCGCACCCGCCGCACAGCGGACCGCGGCGCCCGTCGGGGCGGGCCGTCGAACCGTTCAGCGTCCGCATGCCCGTCCCGCAGGTGCTGCGACCGCAGTCCGTTCGCGGTGACACCGATTTCTACCTCATGACCTCCCGGAAGGCGCGGATCGAGATCCTGCCGGGTACGCGCACCGAGATGCTGACGTACGCCGGGATGTTCCCCGGGCCGACGTTTCGCGTGCGCGCCGGACGCAAGGCGGTCGTCAGGCACACCAACGACCTCGACATGGCAACCTCGGTGCACGTGCACGGGGGCTGCACTCCGGCGAGCAGCGACGGGTTCCCCACCGACACGCTGGAGTCGGGCAGCAGCCGCAACTACACCTATCCGAACCAGCAGCGCGCCGCAACGCTCTGGTACCACGACCACGCCCACCACATGGAGGCCGAGCACGTCTTCCGCGGGCTCGCCGGCGTGTATCTGATCGAGGATCCGGACGAGGCCGAACTGCGTCTGCCCAGCGGCGACCACGACGTCCCGATCATGCTCCGCGACGCCCGGTTCGACGAGAAGGCCCGCCTGGTCTTCGAACCGCATGACTTCCAGAACCGCACGATGATCCTCGCCAACGGGCGGCCATCGCCGTACTTCCCGGTCGCGGCACGGCGCTATCGCCTGCGGTTCGTCAACGCCGCCAACCTGCGTACGTTCACGCTGCGGTTGGGTAGGGACACCGAGGTCGCGCAGATCGCCAGCGACGGCGGTCTGCTGCGGGCGCCGGCGGCCGTGCGGTCATGGCGGATGACGCCGGGGGAGCGGGTCGAGGTCGTCGTCGACTTCGGCCGGTTCCCGGTCGGCAGCCAGGTCTTCCTCACCGACGCTGAGGTCGGACCGGTGTTGCGATTCGACGTCACGCGCGCGAGCGCTGACACGAGCCGCGTCCCGGACCGCCTCAGCACGATCCCGGCGCTGCCGGCGGCCACGGGCAAGCGGCGCATCGTGCTCAGCTTCGACCGGTCCTCGGGCCGTTTCCTCATCAACGGCCGTCAGTTCGACGCCAACCGGGTCGACGCGCAGATCAAGCTCGGGACGACCGAGGTGTGGACGGTGACGAACGACAGGTCCGGTTTCGCGGTCCCGCACAACTTCCACGCCCACCTCGTGCAGTTCCGGATCCTCGACCGCAACGGCCGCCCGCCGGCAGCGGGCGAAGCCGGCGTCAAGGACACGGTCGCCGTCGCTCCAGGCGAGACGGTCCGACTGCAGGCGACGTTCGGGCCGCACACGGGGAACTACGTGTACCACTGCCACATGATCGACCACTCGTCCACCGGCATGATGGCGCAGATGAAGATCGTCGCTTGA
- a CDS encoding maleylpyruvate isomerase family mycothiol-dependent enzyme, with protein sequence MDKTAYLDAVVEQTRTFADWVQDKDASAPVPTCPKWTLGDLVDHVGATQRMVAMLVGERLDDPSSAYARYVPGPTDSAQWRAWLTEGAGEARRAFASVADDTAVWDPSGGDAGVPFWSRRLLGEACVHRADAAAALGTHYELAPEIAVEAIEDWLDTMTSRGYWENRPDFADAMRGDGQTLHFHATDAPGEWLARREQDEVVLERTHAEADVTVSGPATDLLLAICRRRPLTRSSTLDVEGDHALLEHWIEHMDWVTD encoded by the coding sequence ATGGACAAGACCGCGTACCTGGATGCCGTCGTCGAACAGACACGCACGTTCGCGGACTGGGTGCAGGACAAGGACGCGTCCGCTCCCGTGCCGACGTGTCCGAAATGGACGCTCGGTGACCTGGTCGACCATGTCGGCGCCACCCAACGGATGGTGGCGATGCTCGTCGGTGAGCGGTTGGACGACCCGAGCAGCGCGTACGCCAGATACGTCCCGGGGCCGACGGACTCCGCGCAGTGGCGTGCGTGGTTGACCGAAGGCGCGGGCGAGGCGAGGCGGGCGTTCGCGTCGGTCGCCGATGACACAGCGGTCTGGGACCCGTCCGGCGGGGACGCCGGCGTGCCGTTCTGGTCTCGACGGCTGCTCGGGGAGGCGTGCGTGCACCGCGCCGACGCGGCCGCCGCGCTCGGCACGCACTACGAGCTGGCGCCGGAGATCGCCGTCGAGGCCATCGAGGACTGGTTGGACACCATGACGTCCCGTGGGTACTGGGAGAACCGGCCCGACTTCGCCGATGCGATGCGCGGCGACGGCCAGACCCTCCATTTCCACGCGACCGACGCGCCGGGGGAGTGGCTGGCCCGCCGGGAACAGGACGAGGTCGTCCTGGAACGCACGCACGCCGAGGCGGACGTCACCGTCAGCGGCCCAGCCACAGACCTCCTGCTCGCGATCTGCCGGCGACGTCCGCTCACTCGATCATCCACACTGGACGTTGAGGGCGACCACGCGTTGCTCGAACATTGGATCGAGCACATGGACTGGGTCACGGACTGA
- a CDS encoding CsbD family protein — protein MGLDDKINNKAEEVAGKVKKGVGKATGDEDLEAEGRLDQAKSNVKQAGEKIKDAFKS, from the coding sequence ATGGGTCTCGACGACAAGATCAACAACAAAGCGGAAGAAGTTGCCGGCAAGGTCAAGAAGGGCGTCGGCAAAGCCACGGGCGACGAGGACCTCGAGGCCGAAGGTCGTCTCGACCAGGCGAAGTCCAACGTCAAGCAGGCCGGCGAGAAAATAAAGGACGCCTTCAAGAGCTGA